The DNA sequence CCGGAGAAGGGGCTCGGGCTGCTGCTGGACGCGTGGCGGCGGCACCCGGACGGGGCGCTGGGGCGGCTGCGGATCGGCGGCGACGGCGAACTGCGGTCGCTGGCCGAGGAGGTCGCCGCCAGCCGGGCGGACGTCGAGTTCCTGGGGCCGCTCGACCGGGACGGCGTCCGTGCCGCGCTGCGTGCCTCGGCGGTCGTGGTGGCCGCCTCGACGTGGCACGACGTGCTGCCGACGGTGGTGATCGAGGCGTTCGCGGCCGGCCGGCCGGTGCTGGGCACCGCCCTGGGCGGCATCCCCTACCTGCTGGGTGCCGACCGCGCGGCCGGCGCCCTCGGCGCCGCGGCGGCTGGACCGCCCGGCGCCGCTGGACCGCCCGGCGCCGCTGGACCGCCCGGCGCCGCTGGACCGCCCGGCGCGGCTGGGCTGTCCGGCGCCGGTGGGTCGGCGGGTGACGGGCCGGCCGGCTGGGTGGTGCCGGCCGAGCCGGCGGCGATGGCCGCCGCGCTGCCGGTGGCCCGGTCCGGTGCGGCCGCCCTGTCGGCGATTGCCCGGTCCCGTTACGAGCGCACCTTCCATCCCGACGTGGTCACCAAGCAACTGCTCGACGTCTACGCCGGCATGGCCCACCGCACCGGCTGACCGTTCCCGTCTGCCCCGCCCAAGATCCGCGTGATCAGGGACTGGTTCGCGTGTGTTGTCGGCGTGTCGAGGTGCGTACTCCCTGATCACGCGGATCATGAAGCGTCCTCGGCGGGCAGGGCGTCGAAGGGCGCCGCACGGCGCCCCCGAAGGGCGCCGCGCGGCGGCAGATCGGGTCAGCGGGTGGCGGCGCGGGCGGTGAAGGCGATGCTGGCCAGCAGGAACCCGCCGTTGACCACGGTGAACGCGGCGATCAGCCAGGTCGTCGACGCCGGCGCGGCCAGCAGCACCACGCCGGCCACGAAGATCACCGCACCGTAGTCGCGGACCAGTTTCACCAGGCGCACCGGGAGCGAGGTCGAGGTGACCATGCTGGCCGCGTTGTCCCCGGTCTGCAGCACCGACGTCACCAGGTTGACCATCCAGGTGCCGGCGAACGCCGCCACCAACCACACCGGCAGCTGCGGGTGCTGGGCGATCGCGGTCGCGGACAGCGCGGTGACCAGGGCTATCTGGGCCGCGACGTCGCAGAGGATGTCGATCCGGGCGCCGGCCGCGCTGCCTTTCCCGGTGACCCGGGCCAGCTGTCCGTCGGCGCAGTCCAGGGCGTACGCGATCTGCCAGCCGACCAGCGCGATCAGCCCGACCACCCAGGCCGGTACGGACCCGGCCGCGACCGGCCCGGCGAGTGCGATCACGGTGACCGAGGCCGACAGACCGATGACCAGGTTGGTGAGCGTCAACGCGGTCGGGCTGAGCCCGAGTCGCTGGCCGGTCAGGGCGAACGCGGCGCCCAGCCGCTGGCTCAGTGCCTCGCTGAACAGCCCACCACCCCGGTTGACGCGGTAGAAGTCGTGGAAAGCGGGGCGGGGGACATCAACCATGATCGCGGAGTGCATCGGCGTAGTCTGCCAGCCGTCGGCGGATTTCGTCCGGGCCCATCGCGAGGTGTTCGAGGATGGTGTACCGGTCCGGCCGGGTGGTCGGCGCATAGGCGACCGCATCGACGAACTGCCCGTCGGTGAGCCCCAGTTCGGCGGGGTGCACCGGCAGTCCGTGCCGGCGCAGGCAGGAGGCCAGTTGCCGGAACTGCTCGGGATCGTCGCGCAGGAACGTGCAGAACAGCGCGCCGAGCCCGACCTGCTCGCCGTGTGAGCCGGTGCCGGGGTGCAGGTGGTCGATCGCGTGCGAGATCTCGTGGCAGCCACCGCTGGCCGGCCGGCTGGAACCGCAGACCGCCATCGAGATGCCGCCGAGGATCAACGCCTCGGCCAGCGTGGTCAGAAACCCGTCGTCGGTGATCTTGCCGGGGTGGTTGACCAGCGCCTCGGCGCCCGTGCGGGCCAGGGTCACCGCGAGCCCGTCGATCG is a window from the Polymorphospora rubra genome containing:
- a CDS encoding CDP-alcohol phosphatidyltransferase family protein, coding for MHSAIMVDVPRPAFHDFYRVNRGGGLFSEALSQRLGAAFALTGQRLGLSPTALTLTNLVIGLSASVTVIALAGPVAAGSVPAWVVGLIALVGWQIAYALDCADGQLARVTGKGSAAGARIDILCDVAAQIALVTALSATAIAQHPQLPVWLVAAFAGTWMVNLVTSVLQTGDNAASMVTSTSLPVRLVKLVRDYGAVIFVAGVVLLAAPASTTWLIAAFTVVNGGFLLASIAFTARAATR